In bacterium, the genomic window GCGGCGATGAAATCATCGGGCGTGATCAGGAAGCGGCGCTCCTTGTTGTCTTCACGGCTGTTGACGATGGGATGCACTTCGTGGATCGTGCGTTCGCTGCCAACTTCGAGCCCGAACAGAAAGCCGCAGCACTCTTCGGGGTAGCTGGAACGGGCGTGCGCGGCGATAGCGTCGTATTGCCGTTGATGCAGATGAAGAATCGGACGGGACATCAGGCGTGGCCCTCCCACAGCGGCGTGGACAGATATTTCTCGGCGCCATCGGGGAAGATCGTCACGACGAGGCCCTGCTCGAGTGTGCGCGCGAGTTTCAACGCGGCAGCGCAGGACGCGCCGGCGGAGGTGCCGACGAGCAAGCCTTCTTCCGAGGCGAGGCGACGGCAATAGGTGTAGGCGTCTTCGGTCGCGATTTCAAGTTCGAGATCGGCAATGTTGCCGTCGTAGATTTCAGGCACGTGCACCGACGGCAGATGTTTCAAACCCTCGAGCCCGTGAAAGGGTGAATCCGGTTGGAAGCTGGCGATGTTGATGCGCGGATCGCGAGCCTTGAGGTAGCGGCTGACACCCGTGAATGTACCGGTGGTGCCGAGACCTGAGACAAAGTGTGTAATCGCGCCGTCCGTTTGCCGCCAGATTTCCGGACCGGTGCCGGTCAGGTGCGCATGCACGTTGGCGGGGTTGGCGTATTGATTCAGGTAGCAGTATTGCTCGGGGTATTTTGCGGCGAGTTCGCGGGCCACTACTTGCGCTCCATCGGTGGAGAGCAACGGGTCGGTGTAGATCAGTTCAGCGCCGTAGGCGTGGAGAATCTGCTTGCGTTCGCGGCTGGCATTTTCGGGCAGACAGAGCGTGACGCCAATGCCCAAGGCCGCGCCGAGCATGGCGAGCGCAATGCCGGTGTTGCCGCTGGTGGCTTCCAGGATGCGGGTGTGCTCGTGAATGCGCTGGTCCCGCAGTGCTGCGGACAGCATGGCCCAGGCCGCGCGATCCTTGATGGAACCGCCGGGATTTTTCCATTCAGCCTTGGCAAATACGCGCACGCCGGGAGCGAGATCGTCAGCAACGGCTGTGAGTTCAATTAAGGGCGTGTTGCCGATCATATGCACGAGCGGCGGTACGGACTGGCGGCGCGGTGCGCGCTGCGTATCGAGATAGAGGCGTTGGGCGGGCAGAGACATGGAGACGGTAACTTGTAGTTAGAATTTGTAGATTAGGGTTGAGCGAGCTACCGTACTCTATTGCGGCGTGCGCTTGCTGAAATACCAGTCGGTGTAGTGCTCGGCTTCGGTTTTGCGATGATCGGCGGCCTGCTGCGTTTGCGGCGCCGGAATAATGCAAGCCTCGCCGGGCTGCCAATTTTCGGGCGTGGCCAGCCCGTGTTTGTCAGTGGTTTGCAGCGCTTCGAGGATGCGCAGCACTTCGTCAATCGAACGGCCATTGGAGAGCGGGTAGTAGATCATGGTGCGGACGATGCCTTTGTCATCAATGATGAACACGGCCCGCACTGCGGAGGTGTCGGATGCTTCGGGATGGAGCATGCCGTAGGCGCGGGCCACGTCGCCCTTGAGATCGGCGATCAGCGGGAACGGCACCTTGACATCGAAGTTGTGCTCGATGCTGCGCACCCAGGCGATGTGCGAATAAATGGAGTCAATCGAGAGGCCGATGATCTGCGTGTTGCGCTGCACGAACTCGTCGTGTTTGCGCGCAAAGGCCAGAAACTCGGTGGTGCAGACGGGCGTGAAATCGGCCGGATGGCTGAACAGGACGACCCACTTGCCTTTGTAGTCGGCGAGTTTGATTTCACCGTGGGTGGACTTCGCGGTGAATTCGGGCGCGGGTGTGTTAATGCGGGGCAGCGCCACAGGCGCGATGCCGTTGGGGGTTCCGTTGGTGTTCATTTTGTCTGGGGCTATTCATGTGAAGGAAGTTGACGGCCACAAAAAAACCCCCTCGCCAGCGGCAAGGGGGTTTTGATCAGTCGTGTAGAGATTCCGCTATTTAGTCGCGGACGCGCACACCTGAACCACCCTCGCCATGGGAGCGGGTCTGACAACAACACAGACAGGTGGTCATTTTTTGGGTACGCATACTTACAAGATACGCTCGTTGAGGGGGGCAAGTCAAGGGTTGGGGTGAATATTTTTTATGAGAGGGTCTGCACTTCTCACACATTTCTAACAGAAACTTAACTAATTATATGAGTGAGGATTGTGTGTGAATTTGGTTAGCTCACACGCATGTAACAATAAAATAAGAAATTACGACCACCAAGAAGGTGAGGTCTTCGATGCGACAGTGTTTTAGGAATTGGTTTTCGGCATGGCCGGCGGGTCCGGTCCGCTTTTTCGTCCATGTGCTCCTCGGATTGACTTTGTTCGCACCGCTTGTAGCGCGGAGTGAGTCAGAATTGCCGATTTGGATTGTTAATACTAAACTTAGTGGCGATTTTCGGTATCGGCACGAAGGAATTGACCGGGAGTTGACGGACGCTCTTTACAGAAATCGGGTGCGCTATCGTATTGGGATCCAAAATCAGGTCAATGAACACGTCTTGGTTGGGATGAGGCTGGCGACAGGTCGGATGGACCCGCGCTCGACGAATCAGGACCTCGAGGACGGTCTGACTCCGAAGTTCATCTACCTGGATCGGGCTTATGGCGAGTTGACGGACGGCGGACATTGGTGGACGACCATGGGGCGGTTCGCCAATCCGATGACGGCAACGGACCTGCAGTGGGATGCAGATGTGGCGTTTGAGGGTGGTGTCGTACGATATAGTCGCGGCGAGGCGATCAAGACTACGGTGACGGCCGGCGGGATTTGGCTGGAGCCCTATCGCAATCAGCACGGCGCCGGCATCTGGGTTGGCCAGGCCACCTTGGCCGGGCAAGCGGGCGATGCCAAATGGACGGCCTCGGCGGGCGTCTACAGCTATGTGCTGGGGGCCATGGTTGACCCGGTGGCCAACGGCAACACGCTCTTAAACAATCGCTACCTGCGTGATTACGAAGTGTTCGATGTTGTGTTTTCGGCGACGCTGCCGGGGATGATGAAGTCGAAATGGACGGTGACTCTCAATCCGCTTTTGAATACGGCGACATCGGAGAAGAACACCGGCTGGTTGGCGTCGGTGAATTGGAAGGGCAAGGTCCTGGAACGGTCGGCCTCGTGGAGCTATGACTATCGTACTTTGGAGGCCGACGCGGTCATCGGTTCGTTTGTGGATAGTGATGTAGCGGGCGGGCGGACGGATCAGCGCAGTCATCGTCTTTCAGCAGAGATGGGTGTGATCGAAGGTTTTTCGTTGGGCGGCGCGGCGATTTTCAGCACGCTGAGTTCGCAGGGCGACGGGGATTGGTACCAGCGGTGGATGCTTGACGGACAGATCAAGTTCTAATTAATTCAAAGAACGAGGTGAGATTGGCTCTTGATGAGGATTTCCTCACGGAAACCTAACAAACAATCGCTACTCTCACATTCCACGTATCATAGGAGAATCCATGCGTTTCGCAATTCGTTACGGCCTGTTGTTGGCCGGACTCAGTTTGATGTTGGTGGCGGTAGGCTGCGGGAAGAAGACCGACGTGCCCGCTGAGAAGACCTCGATTGATATCAAGGGCTCGGACACGATGGTGAACCTGATGTCGGCCTTGGCTGAAGAATTCATGAAGGCGAATCCCGGCAAGCAGGTGGCCGTCACGGGCGGCGGCAGCGGCACGGGGATCGCCGCGATGCTGAACGGAACAACGGACATTTGCGCGTCGTCGCGCGCGTTGACCGACAAAGAGCGTGATCTGGCGAAGCAGAAGCAAATGGCGCCGGTTGAGGTGGTCATCGGCATGGACGGTTTGGCGGTGTTCGTGAATCCGGCCAACAAGGTGGACACGCTTTCGCTCGAACAGGTTAAGAACATTTTCCAAGGCCAGGTGAAGGACTGGAAAGACGTGGGCGGCGCGCCGGGACCGATCGTGGCGCACTCGCGTGAGAGCAATTCGGGGACGTATGTCTATTTCAAGGAGCATGTGCTGAACAAAGGCGACTTTGCGACGGACGTGCGCCTGATGACTTCGACGGCGGCGCTGGTGCAGGAACTCTCCACGAACTTGGGCGGCATCGGCTACGGCGGCGAAGCGTATGGCAAAGACGGCAAGGTGAAATCGCTGTACATTCGCAAGGATGCGGCGTCGCCGGCCTACCCGCCGCAGGAAGACCTCGTGCGCGGCGGCCAGTATCCGATTTCGCGTCCGCTGTTTCTGTACACCACGGGCTCGACGGCCGGTTTGACACAGCAGTTCATTGACTTCTGCAATTCGCCGAAGGGTCAGACGATCGTGCGCGAAGTCGGTTATGTTCCGCTGAAGGGCTAATTGGTGAAATTGCCCCGGCAATACTGGAAGGCGCGGATCATCCGCTACGTCTTTATGACCAGCGCGGCGATGAGTATTGTCATCGTCGCGCTGGTGTTCCTATTTCTGGGGCGAGAGAGTTGGCCGTTCATCCAGACGCACGGGATCGGGCAGATATTCAACGAGATCTGGCGGCCCGTGTCGTTTGAAGATGAGCAGTTCGGGATGTTGTCGCTGATCACGGGTTCGCTGCTGGTGACGCTGTTGGCTACAGTGATTGCGGTGCCGTTTGGGGTGATCAGCGCGATCTACATTGCGGAAATGGCATCACCGGTTGAGCGTGAGATCTGGAAACCGGTGATCGAGATGCTGGCGGGCATTCCCTCGGTGGTGTTGGGGTTCTTCGGGTTAGTGGTCGTCGCGCCCATGGTCAAACAGGTGTTTCATCTCTCGTCGGGTTTGAACGCGTTGACGGGCGCGCTGTTGTTGGCGCTCATGGCGATTCCGACGATCATCACGATTTCGGAAGACGCGATTCGGAATGTGCCGCGTTCATACAAAGAAGCGTCGTTTTCCCTCGGCGCGTCGAAGTTGCAGACGATTTGGAAGGTGACCGTTCCGGCGGCGCTGTCGGGAATTGTCGCGGCGGTTATGCTGGGGCTGGGTCGCGTGGTGGGAGAGACGATGGCGGTGATGATGGTGACGGGCAATGCCGCGATCGTCACGTTTGATCCCACGGAATCGGTGCGCACGATGACGGCGACGGTGGCGGCGGAGATGGGTGAAGTGCCGTTTGGCAGCGATCATTATCACGCGCTGTTTGTCATTGGTGTTGTGCTGCTGATTATGACCTTCTCCCTGAATATGGTGGCGCAGCGGGTGCTAAAAAAGTATCGGATCGGCTGATGTCCAAGCATTTGTTCAGAGATGAGGCGCGGGTGATTGACTCCCGTTTATGCTCCCGGAAGACCGCGAGTTTGCGATGAGTATGAAGCCGCGCAATATGTCGGAACGAATCGTATACTACTCCATGTTTGGAGTGACGTATGCAATACTTCTGGTGGTTGTGTATATCATTGCGGATGTGGTGGTGGGCGGCTGGCCGGTGCTGTCATGGGAATTTCTGACGGACACGCCGCGCAAGAGCGGCGCGGAGGGCGGCATCTGGCCGGTGATCGTGGGGACGCTTTATCTTGTGTTGGGTACGGTGGCGCTGGCGATGCCGTTGGGGATGGCGGGCGCGATATATTTAAGTGAGTATGCGACTCAGGGGCGGCTTACGCGCATGATCCGAGTTGCGATTGTGACACTGGCGGGCATCCCGTCGGTCGTTCTGGGGTTGTTTGGCTTAGGATTGTTTGTAATATTCTTGGGCTTTGGCGCTTCAATTCTGGCGGGCAGCATGACGTTAGCGTGCATGATTCTGCCGACGATTATTGTGGCCAGTGAAGAAGCTCTGCGGGCGGTGCCGCAGTCGTTTCGCGAAGGCAGTCTGGCGCTGGGGGCCACGAAGTGGGAGACGATCCGGCGCAACGTGCTGCCGTATGCGGTGCCGGGGATGATGACGGGTTCGATCTTAGGCGTGGGCCGCGCGGCGGGCGAGACGGCGCCGATTCTGTTGACGGCGGCGGCGTTCTTCCTTCCCTCGCTGCCGCAGTCGGTGTTTGATCAGTGCATGGCGTTGCCCTATCACCTGTATATTCTGGCGACGCAGTTGCCGGACGTAGAGAAGGCTCGGCCGATGCAGTACGGAACGGCGCTGGTGTTGATTGCAGTGGTTTTGAGTTTCAACTTGACGGCCATTATCATTCGTTCGTATTTTCGCCGGAAGTATCGCTGGTAATGACGCACAACAATCCATTTCATATCGAAGCGCGCAAGCTCGATTTTTATTACGGCGCCACGCAGGCGCTCTTCGACGTTACGATTCAGTTGAAGCGCAGCAAGGTGACGGCGTTCATCGGGCCGTCGGGCTGCGGGAAGTCCACGTTTTTGCGCACGCTCAACCGGATGAACGACATCATAGACGGGACGCGGTTGACGGGGCAGGTTCTGGTGGACGGCGTGGACATCTACACGGGCACGTCGAACGTGATGGATTTGCGGCGCAAGGTGGGGATGGTGTTCCAGAAGTCGAACCCGTTTCCGAAGGCGATCTTTGAGAACGTCGCGTACGGACCGCGGATCCACGGAGAGACCAACAAGCGCAAGCTCGAGGAGATCGTGGAACAGAGTTTGCGGCGTTCGGGCTTATGGGAAGAGGTTAAGGATCGTCTGCAACAGAGCGCAATGGGGTTGTCGGGCGGCCAGCAGCAGCGGTTATGTATCGCGCGGGCGTTGGCGGTGGATCCGGACGTGCTGCTGATGGACGAACCGGCCTCGGCGCTGGATCCGCGCTCGACCGCGCGCATTGAAGACTTGATCGGCGAGCTGCGCGGGGAGTATACGATTGTGATTGTGACTCACAACATGCAGCAGGCGGCGCGCGTTTCGGACGATACAGCGTTCTTTTATGAAGGGCAATTGATTGAAGTGGGCCCGACGAAACAGATTTTTACGAATCCGACTGAAAAGCAGACGGAAGACTATATTACGGGGCGGTTCGGTTAGCGTCGGCGGGCGGCGTCGGAAGAATTCGGAATCGGATGCGCCGGCTCGAAGCGACGCGGGAACATGAAAACGAGGATCTACTATGCCGGCACATTTGCGGCGCGACTTGGATCGGTTGAAGCGCAAGATACTGTCATTTGGGGCGGCGGTCGAGGAGAACGCGCAGTTGGCGATGGCGTCGCTGCGGAATATTGACTCGACTCTGGCGCAGCGGGTGATAGACCGCGACGAGGACATCAACCGCGAAGAGGTTGAGATTGAGGACGAGTGTCTGAAGATCCTTGCGCTGCATCAGCCGGTGGCGGTGGACCTGCGCTACGTGATCACTGTCTTGAAGATCAACAGCGATTTGGAGCGCATTGCAGATTTTTCGGTGAACGTGGCCAAGCGCGCGCGGACGCTGGCGCAGCAGCCGCCGGTGCCGCTGCCCAAGGAGTTGAACAGCATCGCCGAGAAGTCCATTTCGATGGTGAAGGCGGCGTTGGACAGTTTGGTGGAGCAGGATGTTTCGCGGGCGCGCGCGGTGTGTATCGCCGACGATTCGGTGGATGAGCTGCAGCGGTTGTTGTATGACGTAATCCTCGCGGAGATCAAGAAGTCACCGGAGTTCGCGGCGCAATGGCTGCAGCTATTCTCGACCGTGCGCTACTTTGAGCGGATCGGCGATTTGGCGACGAACATCGCCGAAGACGTGATCTATCTTGTTGAGGGCGAAGTGGTGCGGCACAAGGACCTGGGGACCTGAGCCAAAGTCATGAAACGAAAAGCCGAGGCGCTGGCCTCGGCTTTTTTTGTGAGTCGCGGAAAAGCCAGCGGCGGCCCCTGATGGGGGCCGCCGCTGCTTGTTTCAACGACTACGGAATCGTGTTACGGCTGCGCGGGGCAGTCGGCCACGACGACGTAGAATTTCGGCGCACCAACCGGCGGCAGACCCACGAAGCCGGCCGGGGCATTCCAGATGTTCGGACCAGCGAGGAGGCCCGGCAGGGTCGCTTCGATGGTGAAGTCGGCATCAGCGCCGCTGTCGGGGTTGCCGTCATTGCCCGGATTGGTCGTCGAGTACACGATGTAATCTTCGTCCTGCGGGGCGGTGAAGTGCAACTGGACATGGTCAGGCTGGCTGCCCACGGTCGTGATGTAGACGCGGAGGTCCACGATCGGGTCACACGGGGCGGGCGGTGCTTCAAGTTCGAGGCAGACGCCGACGATGTAACCCTGGTCGAGGCTAGCGTTGTCGCTGACGGTCAGGATCCAGTTGCCCACCGGGTTTTCGCCGTCGAACGCCGACAGCAGCTGCTCGGGAATGTAGGAACCGGTGAACGGAGCGGTACCGGCGCCAATGGCCGTGGCAGCTTCGTCATCAAAGACCGTACAGAGGTAGTTTTCGAGGCTCGAACCGCGACGATTCGAGAGGGTGTCAATGGTACCCAAGGGCGACGTCAACGTGATGATGAGGTCACCGTCAAAGGTATGCAGCAGGTCGAGGCGGACGTTCAGATCGGTGACCGGGTTGGTCGCCGTCACATTGATGGTCACGGAGACGCTGGCGTTATCCACGATCGGATAGGTCGTCGCATCCGCTGCGATGGTCGAGTAGACGTTTTCCTGACCGACGCAATTGCAGGTGCAATAGGTGCTCGGGCAAGCCTCGGCGCAAGTGCCGCCGTCCGTCCATGTACCACCGAGAGTCGTGCACTCGGTCTGGAAGACCTGGTCCACGCACTGAACGTCACAGAAGCTGCCGCCGGTGTAGCAGCAACGGCCGAGCGTCGGGCACGGGGTGGTGCAATCGAGGGCGTCATTCCACGAGCCGCCGAGGAGCGTGCATTCGGCCTGGAGGTTTTCGACACAGGCCACCACACCGCCATCCAAGTAGCAGCAACGGCCCAGCGGCGTGCATTCGATCGCGCCAGTGCAGGGGATGCCGTCATCCGAGATGGTCAACGCGTAGTTACCGGAGTTCCCCGTGGTACCGAACGAAGTCACAAGAACAAGGTAGCTATTGCCAGCGGCGGAGCACCACGTGACCGTGGAGGCGGTGCCGCAGAATACAACCGTCGTCGTCGCCGCCAACACAAACTAAGCCGTCGCAGCTGCCGCAGAAGACGAACAACTCCGAGTCGTAGTTTGTAATGGGATCACACATCGAGGCGGTCATGGTGTTGCCGGTTCCGACCACGGTGTACCAGACACCATTCGACGTCGTTGAGTATCCCGAGCCACAAGTGGGAATACCGGTTTCAGGCGTGCTGCCCGCGAGCGTACCGGCCACGGACTGGCCAACTGTCACGAGCACGGCATTGGCGCAGAGGTCGGCGCCTTGCAGAATCACCGGGCAGGCGCTCGTGGCACAATCCAGAGCGTCATTCCACGAACCGGCGAGGGCATTACACTCGAGCACGGTGTTGTCCGTACAGAGGGTCGTGCCGTTGTCGTCGTAGCAGCAGCGGCCGATTTCGCACGGGGTGGTGGCGCAATCAAGTGCGTCAACCCACGTACCGCCGAGGAAGGTACATTCGAGCTGAATGACATCGGCACAGGCGGCGACGCCATTGTCAAGGTAGCAGCAGCGGCCCACGGCGCACGGGGTCGTGGCGCAATCCGCGGCGTCCGTCCACGTACCGGCAAGGGCGTTGCACTCCAAGAGGGTGTTATCTTCGCACGCGCCAGCGCCACCGAGGAGGTAGCAGCAGCGGCCGATTTCGCACGGGGTCGTGGCGCAGGAGAGCGCGTCATTCCACGTGCCGCCCAAAGCCGCACATTCAGCCGAGAGGTTGTCCACGCACTGCGGATCGCCATTGACATCGAGGTAGCAGCAGCGACCCGTCGGATTGCAGTCAATCGGGTTCGCGCACGTCGTACCGTTGTCGGAGATGAACAGGCTGTAGCTGCCCGCGTTACCAGTCGTGCTGAACGAGGTGGCTAGGACATAGTAGGTCGTACCGGAGACCGAGCACCACGAGAAGATCGAGGCGGCTTCGGGAGCCGGGGAAGTGCAGCCGTCGTCATCGCCGCCGATGCAGGTCAGACCGGCGCAGCTGCCGCAGAAGACAAAGACTTCAGAGTCGTAGTTGGTACCCGCATCACACATATTGGCCGTCATCGTGTTGCCCGTACCAACGACCGTATACCAGCGGCCGTTCGAGGTCGAGTTGTAGCCCGAGCCGCAAGCCGGGAGGCCGGTTTCCGGCGTGGAGCCCACGAGGCTGCCATTGACCTGCTGACCGACGTTCAGCGCAACGGCGTCAGCGCAGAGGTCGCCGCCGTTGAGGATAATCGGGCACGGATTCGCGGCACAGGTCTTGGTGGTGTCAAACAGACCGGCGACGGTCGTACAGTAGGCCGCCGTCGTGTCCAAACAGCTATTGCCGTTATTGTAACAGCAACGGCCCTCATAGACGATGACGTTGACGCGGAGCGTGTCGTTGCTCCGATCGGTGTCAGTCAGGAGGTCGGAATAGAAGGTCAGGCTGTAGGAACCGGGGACGGACGGGGCCGTTTCGGTACCGGTGAAGTCATGATCTTCGGTAGCGAACTGAGCAAGCGACGCGGTGTTTTCGGACACCACAGGGCCGCCGTTGAAGGTGTACTTGACCGGCGAGGACTGCGTGGCCGTACCGGCGTTGCGGAAGCGGGCGACAACGTTAAATGCAGCGCCTGCTTCAACACGGTAGGGGCTGACCGGAGCAACCACTGCCGACGTCGAGAAGTCGTTGACCGCAAACGGTGACGTGTAGAACCACACGGCGCGGTTCTGAATCGTGTCCTGCGCGGCGTTGCCGAGGGTGTTACAGCTATAGATCAGGAAGTTGTTGTTGGGAGCGGTGCTGCCCTGCTGAATAGCGATCGTAGCGGACGGCAGGTTGGCGGCGGTACGGGCGAGATCCAGGTACTGGAACTTGATCTTGCCATCGGAGTACAGAATCGCCTGATAGGAGTAGGCATAGCCGGCGGCGCCGCTAAAGCGGCCAACGGAGTCCCACTGAATGATGACGCGGTCGCCTTCGTCCTTGTACCACACTGAGCCGGAGTCGGAGGCATACACGCCGCCAAGTCCACCGGTCTGCGTGTGCTGATCATCCCAGAACGGGAAGATTGCGCCGGTGCTGAACGCCACGTCGGTATTGGGCAGCGTGCAGGAATTGGAGAAGTTCAAACTCGCCGTCGGAGCCATACCAATGGCACCGTTGGCGGACGGATAGACGGTCGTGCGGTTGACGCCATAGAAGGGGAAGTTGAAGGACAGCGTCAGGGTGTCGTCGGTGTCGTCAGCGTTACGGATGTCCACCAGTTCGACCGCGCCGGGCGCGCCGACGATGTCAATCCAGGCGAAGGTAGCGGTATCGCCGCCGGTGTTGTCAACGTAGCGGTAGCCAAAACCGTCGGGGCCGCCAGCGGCGTCAATGGCGCCACCTTCTTCGTAGCGGCCTTCGTCAAGCATGCCGCTGTCGTAGAGGTCTTGCTTCTCGGCGGGGGTCAGGTCAGCGCCACTTTCGTAGCGATCCCAGAGCATGCGATAGTAGTTGACCATCGCGTCGTTTTCGTTGCCGGTGCGCTGGGCCGCGTAGTAGGCGTTGTCCTTGACCGGGTCAGGAATGACGACGGCTTCGGCAGCGGCCACGGGGGCGGCAGGCGCCACGGTTTCGACGGGAGCCGAGACTCCGGCCTGCTCATTCAGCTGCGCCAGAGCCTCAACATAGGCGGCGCGCTTTTGGAGCAGTTCGTCGGTTGCTCCGTACTTCGCGATGCGCTGTTCGACATCCTGGAGGGCGAGCTGGACGTTCTCCAGGCTTTGCACAGATTTACGTCCTTGCTCGGTCGCGATCGCCAGGTAGGCGGCGCCGAGCAGGATACATGTCATCACAGTCAGCGATAACCACTTCTTCATGCGTTTTACCTCAGATTTTGGGGTGGATTCCCCGGGAGTATTCGCTCCGCAGTGTTAGCCGCGGAGGTATTGTGAAAGAAAAAGACCGATGGATTAGACCGTTCAAGAATATACAGCATCAATGGAACGGAGTAAAGTCAGAAAATGGGGCAGGAAAATTTTCGTTTCCGTCAAAATACGTCAAAATACGCGGCGGCCCGTGCATAACTGCACGGGCCGCCGAGATTTAGGTCATAGTGACTGGTTTAGGGTCACCGTGTCGAAGAGGTTACTCGGTAATGTCGAGCGTGTAGTTACCGCACGCGCTGCCGTAGCCGTCCACGATGATATAGTACGTGTTACCACCAGTGACCGCGACTCCTGTCAATTCGGAGACGAAGCCCGGGCAGAAGTCATCGTTGCAAGCGTACGGCAAGCCCGGGGTCACGGCGTTCTCGTAGATGTAGAGCTTGGTATCGTAGTCGCTACCCGCGCACATCGACAAGTTGATCACCGAGTTGGCACCAGGGGTGTAGGCAAAGACGACGTCCGGCGACAACGAGCCGCTGTAGGGGCAGGTTTCGTCATAGTCGTTCACATTCGAACAGGTGTTGCCAGTGGCCGAGTAAGGCAGGGCGCCAATGACGAACGGATCGTTAACAGTCTCACCACCGGTGAGCGGGCACGGGTCAGCGCAGGTCAGGAATTGATCCCACGTACCGGCGAGGTTAGCACACTCGGCAGCCGTAACGTCGGCGCAGAGGTCTTCGTAGCAGCAACGACCGGTCGGCTCCACAAACGGCTCACAGACGGCCGTCACGACGTAGAAGGTCGGGCCGCCAACCGGGGGCAGACCAGCGAAGCCAGCGGGAGCCTGCCACGAGGTCGGGCCAGCCGGGACGCCAAGGATGGTGGCAACGAGGGTGAAGTCGGCGTCGGCGCCGTCATCGGGGTTACCGTCGTTCATCGGGTTCGTCGTCGCCCAGACCTTGTAGTCGTCGGTCTGCGGGGCAGTCCAGAACAGCTGAACGTTCGTGGGCTGCGACGCGGCGGTTTCAATGAAGATCGTGAGGTCCACGACCGGATCACACGGGGCAATCACGCACGGGCCGAAGTCGTAGATGGTCAGGTCGTAGATACCGTTCCAGCTCGCGCCGAAGTGACCGGCACGGATGTAGTAGGTGCCCGGGCCAAACGAGTCGGCGATCATCGAACCATAGTTCGCGACCGGACGCAGGACCGGCGGCAGCCACGGCAGGAGGTCGAGGTCGCCGTTGCAGCCCCAGTCGTCGTTACACGCATCCGCAACACCACAGCATTCGCCATCCGGGTAGACCGCAAGAGCCGGGTCGCAGGCAAACGCGCTCGGGCCGTCACCGACGATTGCCAACAGGCGGCACTCGGTCAGGGTGAAGGTGTAGAACTGGTCAATGCTGGTCGAACCGCTAAACGTGCAGAGGTCGCCACAGACCGGTCCAGCACAGGTGAAGGTCGCACCTTCAGCGCCGGACGCTGTCGTCACGCTGCCGTTGTTCACGGTGACGATGACTTCGGCGTTTTCGCAATCGTCATTGTCCACGGGGACCGGGCAAGGACCGGCGGCACAGTTGGTCGAGCCGTCCCAATCGCCACCGAGGGCCAAGCACTCGTCGGAGGTGTTGTCCGCGCAGGACAGACCGCCGTCATAGCAGCAACGACCGATCGGGCAGCTGGTCGCCGGGGCACAATCGACCCACAGGCGGTAGTTGGACGGGGAGTCGAACGTCGTGCAGAGG contains:
- the pstA gene encoding phosphate ABC transporter permease PstA — protein: MKPRNMSERIVYYSMFGVTYAILLVVVYIIADVVVGGWPVLSWEFLTDTPRKSGAEGGIWPVIVGTLYLVLGTVALAMPLGMAGAIYLSEYATQGRLTRMIRVAIVTLAGIPSVVLGLFGLGLFVIFLGFGASILAGSMTLACMILPTIIVASEEALRAVPQSFREGSLALGATKWETIRRNVLPYAVPGMMTGSILGVGRAAGETAPILLTAAAFFLPSLPQSVFDQCMALPYHLYILATQLPDVEKARPMQYGTALVLIAVVLSFNLTAIIIRSYFRRKYRW
- a CDS encoding cysteine synthase family protein, whose protein sequence is MSLPAQRLYLDTQRAPRRQSVPPLVHMIGNTPLIELTAVADDLAPGVRVFAKAEWKNPGGSIKDRAAWAMLSAALRDQRIHEHTRILEATSGNTGIALAMLGAALGIGVTLCLPENASRERKQILHAYGAELIYTDPLLSTDGAQVVARELAAKYPEQYCYLNQYANPANVHAHLTGTGPEIWRQTDGAITHFVSGLGTTGTFTGVSRYLKARDPRINIASFQPDSPFHGLEGLKHLPSVHVPEIYDGNIADLELEIATEDAYTYCRRLASEEGLLVGTSAGASCAAALKLARTLEQGLVVTIFPDGAEKYLSTPLWEGHA
- a CDS encoding peroxiredoxin gives rise to the protein MNTNGTPNGIAPVALPRINTPAPEFTAKSTHGEIKLADYKGKWVVLFSHPADFTPVCTTEFLAFARKHDEFVQRNTQIIGLSIDSIYSHIAWVRSIEHNFDVKVPFPLIADLKGDVARAYGMLHPEASDTSAVRAVFIIDDKGIVRTMIYYPLSNGRSIDEVLRILEALQTTDKHGLATPENWQPGEACIIPAPQTQQAADHRKTEAEHYTDWYFSKRTPQ
- a CDS encoding phosphate ABC transporter ATP-binding protein → MTHNNPFHIEARKLDFYYGATQALFDVTIQLKRSKVTAFIGPSGCGKSTFLRTLNRMNDIIDGTRLTGQVLVDGVDIYTGTSNVMDLRRKVGMVFQKSNPFPKAIFENVAYGPRIHGETNKRKLEEIVEQSLRRSGLWEEVKDRLQQSAMGLSGGQQQRLCIARALAVDPDVLLMDEPASALDPRSTARIEDLIGELRGEYTIVIVTHNMQQAARVSDDTAFFYEGQLIEVGPTKQIFTNPTEKQTEDYITGRFG
- a CDS encoding putative porin, with protein sequence MRYRIGIQNQVNEHVLVGMRLATGRMDPRSTNQDLEDGLTPKFIYLDRAYGELTDGGHWWTTMGRFANPMTATDLQWDADVAFEGGVVRYSRGEAIKTTVTAGGIWLEPYRNQHGAGIWVGQATLAGQAGDAKWTASAGVYSYVLGAMVDPVANGNTLLNNRYLRDYEVFDVVFSATLPGMMKSKWTVTLNPLLNTATSEKNTGWLASVNWKGKVLERSASWSYDYRTLEADAVIGSFVDSDVAGGRTDQRSHRLSAEMGVIEGFSLGGAAIFSTLSSQGDGDWYQRWMLDGQIKF
- a CDS encoding phosphate ABC transporter substrate-binding protein — translated: MRFAIRYGLLLAGLSLMLVAVGCGKKTDVPAEKTSIDIKGSDTMVNLMSALAEEFMKANPGKQVAVTGGGSGTGIAAMLNGTTDICASSRALTDKERDLAKQKQMAPVEVVIGMDGLAVFVNPANKVDTLSLEQVKNIFQGQVKDWKDVGGAPGPIVAHSRESNSGTYVYFKEHVLNKGDFATDVRLMTSTAALVQELSTNLGGIGYGGEAYGKDGKVKSLYIRKDAASPAYPPQEDLVRGGQYPISRPLFLYTTGSTAGLTQQFIDFCNSPKGQTIVREVGYVPLKG
- the pstC gene encoding phosphate ABC transporter permease subunit PstC gives rise to the protein MTSAAMSIVIVALVFLFLGRESWPFIQTHGIGQIFNEIWRPVSFEDEQFGMLSLITGSLLVTLLATVIAVPFGVISAIYIAEMASPVEREIWKPVIEMLAGIPSVVLGFFGLVVVAPMVKQVFHLSSGLNALTGALLLALMAIPTIITISEDAIRNVPRSYKEASFSLGASKLQTIWKVTVPAALSGIVAAVMLGLGRVVGETMAVMMVTGNAAIVTFDPTESVRTMTATVAAEMGEVPFGSDHYHALFVIGVVLLIMTFSLNMVAQRVLKKYRIG